From the genome of Pungitius pungitius chromosome 20, fPunPun2.1, whole genome shotgun sequence:
GTATCGGATCAGTTGTAGCGGGAGAGAGAGCTCCCTCGCACAGTGCACTATGGGGCCGTACACCAGGAGCAGCCAGGATCCCACTGAAGAGGCGTCTGTCACATGTTCAGGTGGGGCACGAAGTTGACTTGAAATTGGAATTCTATTCTCTTATTTTTTAAGGAGATATAAACTGGAGTCATATGGCAATCTAATATTGTTCATATTTATACTGAATTCACATGGAATCAGGCAGACAGTCTTCTGAATGGCACAAAATATGTTTACGTTGAAAATCAATGCTCTGTATTGTTACCATTTGTGCTGGATCCATGTAGCCTACAAATGTTGATACAAGGcattttttctctccactcTCCAACAAGCCTATATTGAAAGGCATCCGTCCCTTCACACCGTGCAACATTTGGAAGGACCAGTCTGGCTGTTTAGTTTGTACTTATTTGTAACGTTGGTGCTAGCGAGTTAATGAGTCCAACAGCCAAAGGACCAGCATAGGTTACCTCAATGAGAAAGGTTATTCTCATTGAGTAACTAACACTTTAAAAGACAAGCATCGACTAACAATGTAATGTACTTAATTTAAACTATGACCAAAATTGTGTAAAACATAAGACAAATTTGAACTTAGCTTTGAAATAACTGTCATTTTTCAGGTAATGTAAAGCTGTCGGATGGACACCATCGTTGTGTTGGACGCGTAGAGTTCTTCGACAAAGGCCAGTGGGGGGGCGTGTGTGGTGAATCCTGGGACCCGAATGATGCAAACGTGGTGTGCAGACAGCTGAATTGCGGAAGGAATCATAAGATAACCACCATTGCCGAGTATGGCCATGGCTCAGGAATGACCTGGAATTCTCAAATTGAATGCAATGGAATGGAGTCAACCCTGAGTCAGTGCACACAAAGGCCATATAAAGACAAAACTTGCAACACCACCTCACTTGCTGGTGTTGTCTGCACGGGTAAGAACGATCACATTCATTGTCGATTTTCAATTATTGTATATTGAGTTTTTACACTTGGTTCTATTAACCTGCCATTTCAATAACGCCATTTAAATTGATCTGAAAGGTCTGATGCTGTGTAATAATTTCTGACCTGACTTCACAGGGGGTCTGGAGGTCCGGTTGGGTGGTGGACAGGATGAGTGCCAGGGCAGAGTGGAGGTCCGTCATGGCGAAGTGTGGCAAACAGTGTGCGACACGGACTGGAACATGAGCAAAGCTCAGGTGGTGTGTGAGAGGCTGGAATGTGGAAATGCGTTAAGCGCTACCCGCGGTGCCTCTTTCGGTCAGGGCATCGGATCAGTGGTCCAGGCTGATTCCTGTTTTGACAATGTGACTACTCTTGAGCAATGCTCAGTTAAAGGTTTCGGAGGAGCCAGGTGTGGGCACGACCACGATGCTGGCGCTCGCTGTGCAGGTAAGGCTTTCTAAAACGCCTGTTCAAAATCatcacacttttttaaaaagtcaccaGAGTTTGTGTCacaattgtgttttatttgcacaAAACAAGGCAAAACATTGAGCGGGTTGAAAagtatttaatgtatttacaaCCAAGCCTTAAAGACTTTTGAAAACTCAGGGAATACATAACATTGCTTTACCATCAAAAAGTTaaatgagaagattgatacAGCTGTGGGCCAACATCTGTTCGGCTTATCTTAGCATGAAGGCAATCGAAAGAAAAAGATCCAACAGCTACTCGAGTGATAAAAGCTATGTGAATtcattttcctgtgtgtgtcagaatgAATATGAACCAACAGAAATTTGTGCAATGCAACTacaggtttacatttttttcccctgcagcACCGATTCGGTTGGTCGGCGGCTCAGGTCAGTGCTCCGGTAGGGTGGAGATCCTCCACAAAGGCCAGTGGGGAACCGTGTGCGATGATGAATGGGAACTCGTCAATGCCGACGTGGTGTGCAGGCAGCTCGGCTGTGGTCATGCAGTCGCAGCTCCTGGAAGTGCCCACTATGGCAGAGGCACTGGCCCAATATGGCTGGACAATGTGGAGTGTAGAAGCGAGGAGGTAGCTCTCGCACATTGTAAGCATCCTGGTTTTGGACAAAATAATTGCGGACACGGTGAAGATGCCAGCGCCATTTGTTTAGGTAAGAGATCCGGCAAATATGTGATATGTGATGAGAGATGTCATTAACTCCAAACTGgtttttaaaatgctgtttgCCACAAAACTGACAACGACTTAATTTTCTTACAGGTTCTTTAGAAAGTCCCATTATAACGTTTAGCCCTGCCACAGAGGTGAAATGGGGTGACAAAGTCGAGATCACATGCACTGTATTAACGCAACACTTGGGTGGGACATTCCGGCTGAAAAGGACCCAAGACTCATTCAAATTGGAAAAATTCTCCGACCACGAAGCCGCAATCTTTTCCTTTCCGCATGTGGACTTCAACCAATCGGGGTCTTACTTCTGTGAATATGTAAAGAAATTGCCAAACCAAAACATCAATTATCCTCAAGGACGTGCTGCAGATCTCACTGTCACAGGTCAACAATTGTCTTTAACATAAAGATTGACTGTGCAAGATTGAAAACCCGTTTTATGATCTAAACAATCTCTCTTCTACGCTGCAGTAAAACTAGAGAAGCCCAGCATCTCCCTGACGTCGGCCCACGCAATGGTGATCTTCAGCCCTGACAAGATATCGGTGCCCAAAGGCAGCACCTTCTCCATCACCTGCTCCGTCCATTCCAGCTATCCCGGAGGGACCTTCTATCTGAAGGAGTCCCACTCGAACACCACTCATGCGATTCCAGCATTTGATCACTCTGTGTTCTTCATGGCATACTTTGAATTCCCAGAGATAGATTATAAAAACCAGGGAGTGTATTCCTGTGTCTATGCTATTAACATTTCCTCAAGGTCCTTTACTTCTGATCCCTCCAAGACACTGCAAGTAACTGTTGTCGGTAAGATATAAAGAACACATGGAGGTTTATTGGTCTTGTTATTATCCCCTCAATAACTGTTTTGCTGGATCTTTTAACTCCTACAGCAACATCCTCCTCAGTCGCCCTAGGAGTTGTTGGAGGGGTTCTTGTGGTGCTGCTACTTGTGCTGGTTGTTGTTTACTTgctctggagaaggagaaggatggGTTCTGGTAAGTGGCAGCAACACAAACCTTCCCATGGTCCTTGTTAGCGCCAAAGTACAAGAATGGCTGATGTAACTATTCGCTTTGGAGGGGTTTAAGATTTCAGTGTTTTCTTGGGTGCTGTTCTGCTCCCAAGTGGCCCAAATTAACGTGATAGTGGAGTTCGAAGGAGGACATAGATCTAGTTGCTCTCGGTTCTTCTAGTTTTTGACCatgctcttctttcttttcctttcagatACCCTGGTTCAGTTCATTAATAGGTTTGGAGGAGCAATAAAGCAAGATACGGAAGACATGAACAGTGGAAGGTACTCaatagatgaagatgaagatgcacactttttaaatgattaagcAACTAGAAAGACATCCATGTAATTGCAATCATCTTATCTCCATCAGAGGCCAAAATGCCCAAGTGAAGGATCACGGATACAGTCGCGGCACGGAAGACATCGATGCTGATGATGATACGTCTGTTGAGAGGGTCTCTGAGGACTTTGATGGGAGAGTGTGTTATGAGCTTGAACCACTCGTTCTCTCGTGATGACCAAACGCGTCAAAGAATCAATAACCCATGTCATGCGTAACACGCACATCACCGGGCATTTATGACTCTCTTTATCAACACATCCTGGTGTACAATTATCCCTGCAGTAAAGAGAGAAGAGATCAAATGTGATTTTAATTAACATACAAAAGCCTTGCTTATACAGGCAGCACTTATTTTCTTGCTTATTtctaaagtgatttttttttcttgaattttCCACCAATCGCAAAGCTAAGGTCCACTGTGGGAAGATACTGATTGCTTTCTCTTGTATTGTTTGaacatttgctgtttttctttaatgtgaTCTGaacaatacatttgtatttcttaCAACACTTGCACCGTTTCATTTGGCAGAGTTTTTATTCACTACACCCTGCAGAGTAGGGAGCAAATGTACAATATACTGTGCATCATCAAATACATAAAGTAGCTGCCAAGTTGATTAACTCCTTCAGACCACAATCATCACTAATGATTTCGATGATGTCAGCCATCAAGAATTGTAACATCTCTGCTCTATATATCCTTTCAAGAAATCTGGATACGTAGTGGTATGAAAAGGTATCTCTTAAATACGGTGGAGCGGAAGGACAAAGTAGCGCAAGATGTCTTCTAAATGTTCTTATGGGCAGTACTTGAGTAAACGTAATGAGTCACTTTACACCTCCggtggtagtgtgtgtgtgtgtgtgtgtgtgtgtgtctttgccttCACAGACTAAAAATGCAGGTCAGAAAGGGTGTGTCCATGCAGGCAGGTAAGTCGTGTCCAAACCTGTTTAGGGTGTCAGCTGTTGCATCAAACCGGCTCTTGCATTTATGTTTCTGTCTTCCTGGATTTCTCTCAATCGGTCTCCGGTTTGAGTTGTTCTTGTTAGAATAGCAGACATGTCCATCAAGGTGTTTTACACCAGTGTGACCAGCTCCCGAGAGGTACAGTACGCTACATCTTACGAAGTATCTTTCTTGtgttctttcatttgttttgtcaaCACATCGGGCAAAttggaaaaaaagttaaattcaATATATCATacttacagtacagtacagtgtatTTTTGTCGATAAACAGCTCAATCTTGACGGTGTGTGTTACTGATGATAAGTGTCCTTCCCAGATAAAGAAAACTCAGCAAAAAATCTTTGACATCTTGAACAGCAAGAAGATCAACTACGATGCTTTAGACATTGCTCAGGAAGCCAAAGATAAGGATTTAATGAGAGAGTTGGCCGGGGACCCGACCGCACTGCCCCCTCAGATATGCAATGGGAACAACTACTGTGGGGTAAGTTTCAACCGATAACATGCAATAGtataactgaaaaaaacaccTACTGAAAGTaagcaaatgttgaaaaatggaAATCATTTACACACTTGCTGCATtcagaaagaggaaagaaatacTGTGTTAGTCTAGGGAGTAGTGATAGCAATTAAATAAATACGTAGCCTACCACAGTGTTATGTTTGCACACACCCTGAAATAACTCctcaaagatacacacacacacacatactcacacacgcacacaccccagATTCCTCCTTTATGGTTCTGTGTGATTTCTTCATTCCATTTAGATTTCATTGTGACAGCAAAGCTTAGGACTGCACCTTTATTCACacataataatcattttgaatGTCAACATATCGTATAAGGGACGTAAACAACGAAGCTATTGTTAGTACTCACAGCACCGACAAAACTCTGGTGAGAAGCAACAATTTGTCCTGCAATGACCACAGATACAAGCATTTGATTCATAGATCGCGTCAGGATTTAattaacatttcaataaaagtaTCAAAATACTTAATGTATGGCCTACAGTCTCCACAATGTATTATCATTAATGCATCCATTTAGATTTCTTTGTAAAGTAAATGTGTATGATAACTGcaatctctctgtctctctattgACCCTCACCCCCAAATCTCTGACcacctttttcatttcttttttcattttttcaggaCTACAAAGCATTTGAAAATGCAATCGAGGAAGAAAGTTTAGAGAGATTTCTCAAGCTAAAATGAATGGGGACCAGCTATGAGACAACAATAAATCTTCACTatacaaacatttgtgttttcattcatttcattcattcattctaagATGCCGCATTCCTATTTGATCTGTGTTGCATGAATTCTGGGAATGTTTTTATCATACAGGGTAACGTAGTGCTTCTGTGCTGTTTGTATAATTGAAGTAGACATTCAAAAATACAGTATGGTAAtgtcttattttttataaaaggcTAGTACCA
Proteins encoded in this window:
- the LOC119195327 gene encoding deleted in malignant brain tumors 1 protein-like, which encodes MCSGEEPVSDVVCQEINCGTAVTPAQVPYFGESPSLSQLKSKCFGNESSLSQCTYQEIKESCVDATAVCSHSKPIRLLNGTSRCSGRLEIYHEGEWGTICDDRWGMQEATVACQELDCGTALSVKYKAHFGRGKGQVWLDDLDCTGHEMSIADCPHRGFGEHDCDHNEDASVVCSESIRLVNGTDRCSGRVEVFHNGKWAKICKNWGNKEAAVVCEELDCGSPKAFQESFGDSRLRGYATTCAANASSISQCTFEDHIGSCEGASLSCSGVPSIRLVNGTDRCSGRVEVHNDGQWGTVCDDEWDIRDAQVVCRSVDCGTALTAKSGSYFGQGAGNIWLDDLGCVGNETSLFHCRHPTLGENNCGHAEDAGVVCSADIRLINGTDQCSGRVEFYHLGQWSSASSQNWGTNEAAVVCRMMNCGDPVGVSGSYGRGGQLSWYRISCSGRESSLAQCTMGPYTRSSQDPTEEASVTCSGNVKLSDGHHRCVGRVEFFDKGQWGGVCGESWDPNDANVVCRQLNCGRNHKITTIAEYGHGSGMTWNSQIECNGMESTLSQCTQRPYKDKTCNTTSLAGVVCTGGLEVRLGGGQDECQGRVEVRHGEVWQTVCDTDWNMSKAQVVCERLECGNALSATRGASFGQGIGSVVQADSCFDNVTTLEQCSVKGFGGARCGHDHDAGARCAAPIRLVGGSGQCSGRVEILHKGQWGTVCDDEWELVNADVVCRQLGCGHAVAAPGSAHYGRGTGPIWLDNVECRSEEVALAHCKHPGFGQNNCGHGEDASAICLGSLESPIITFSPATEVKWGDKVEITCTVLTQHLGGTFRLKRTQDSFKLEKFSDHEAAIFSFPHVDFNQSGSYFCEYVKKLPNQNINYPQGRAADLTVTVKLEKPSISLTSAHAMVIFSPDKISVPKGSTFSITCSVHSSYPGGTFYLKESHSNTTHAIPAFDHSVFFMAYFEFPEIDYKNQGVYSCVYAINISSRSFTSDPSKTLQVTVVATSSSVALGVVGGVLVVLLLVLVVVYLLWRRRRMGSDTLVQFINRFGGAIKQDTEDMNSGRGQNAQVKDHGYSRGTEDIDADDDTSVERVSEDFDGRVCYELEPLVLS